The segment TCCTCGTCACCAACACCGTCAGCGCCCGTCAATGGCGCGACGAACTGCTGCGGCGCACGAGCCTCACCCCGGAAGAGATCGGCGAGTACTCGGGTCAGGCCAAGGAGGTCAAGCCCGTCACCATCGCGACCTACCAGATCCTCACCGCCAAGCGGAAGGGACAGTACGCCCACCTCGCGCTGCTGGATGCGCTGGACTGGGGGCTCATCGTCTACGACGAGGTCCACCTTCTCCCCGCCCCGGTGTTCAAGCTCACCGCCGACCTTCAGGCGCGTCGGCGCCTCGGCCTCACCGCGACGCTCGTGCGCGAGGACGGTCGCGAGGGCGATGTGTTCAGCCTCATCGGCCCCAAGCGGTTCGATGCGCCGTGGAAGGAGATCGAGTCGCAGGGCTTCATCTCCCCCGCCGTCTGCTACGAGGTGCGGGTCGACCTGCCCGCCGACGAGCGTCTGGAGTACGCCGCAGCGGCGGACGAGGAGCGCTACCGCCTCGCCGCCACAGCGCCGGCGAAGATCGACGTCGTCCGGCAGCTCGTCGCGCGCCACCCCGGCGAGCGCATCCTCGTGATCGGGCAGTACCTCGATCAGATCGACGAGCTCGCCGACGCCCTGCGGGCGCCGAAGATCACCGGGGCCACCCCCGTGGACGAGCGCGAAGAGCTCTACGCGGCCTTCCGCGAGGGCGAGATCTCGCTCCTCGTGGTGTCGAAGGTGGCGAACTTCTCGGTCGACCTGCCGGAGGCATCCGTCGCCATCCAGGTCTCCGGATCGTTCGGTTCGCGTCAGGAGGAGGCGCAGCGCCTGGGCCGGCTGCTGCGGCCGAAGGAGTCGGGGCGCACGGCGAGCTTCTACACCCTCATCGCCCGCGACACCGTCGATCAGGACTTCGCGCAGAACCGCCAGCGCTTCCTCGCTGAGCAGGGCTACAGCTACACGATCCTCGACGCCGACGAGGTCGTGGCGGCGTAGCCGGATCATGAGCAGCGGGGAGCGGCAGTACGACGTCGTCCTGGTGGGCGCCACCGGCTTCGTCGGGCGCCTCACCGCCGCGCACCTGCGGCGCAGCGCCGGAGACGGCGCACGCATCGCCCTCGCGGGCCGCTCCCCCGAGCGTCTCGCAGCCCTTCGCCGGGAGCTGGATGTCGCGTGGGACACCCTCACCGTCGATGTCGACGACGCCGCGGCGCTCGATGACCTCGCCGCGTCCACCCGCGTGATCGCCTCCACCGTCGGGCCGTACGCGCGGCACGGCCTGCCCCTGGTGAAGGCCTGTGCCCGCGCGGGCACGGCCTACGCCGATCTCACCGGGGAGAGCACCTTCGCCGCGCGCAGCGTCGCGGAGGCGCACGCGACGGCCCGCGACAGCGGTGCGCGGATCGTCCACTCGTGCGGGTTCGACTCGATCCCCTCCGATCTCGGCGTCGGACTCGCCCACGCCGCAGCCGGCGGCGGGCCGCTCGCCGAGGCGACCGTGCAGGTGCGCGCGATCAAGGGCGGCGTGAGCGGCGGGACGATCGACTCCCTCCGCCAGCAGCTGCTCGACGCCCGGACGGATCCCTCCGCCCGCCGCGTCGTGGGCGACCCGTACGCGCTCACTCCCGGTCCCTCACGGCGCCTGCCCGCGAGCAGCCGCCCCCGCGGGATGCGCCTGGACGAGACATCCGGAATCTGGCAGGCCCCGTTCGTGATGGGCGCGTACAACCAGCAGATCGTGCAGCGGACGAGCTATCTCGGCGGCTGGTCGTACGGCGAGCTGATGCGCTACCGCGAGGTCGTCGACACCACGACCGGCCTGTCGGGGCGCGCCATCGCCGCCGCGGTCTCCGCGGCGACCGGAGCCCTCGTCGCAGGACTCCTGTTCCCTCCCACCCGCGCCATCCTCGACCGCGTCCTCCCGGCACCCGGCGAGGGACCGAGCACGCAGACGAGAAAAGCCGGCCGGTTCACGGTCGAGTCGGACGTCTACCCCGTCGAGGGCACCCCGACGCGCACGCGGATCTCGGCACCGTACGATCCGGGCTACGACGGCACGGCGGTGATGCTCGGCGAGTCGGCGCTCTGCCTCGCGTTGGACGACCTGCCGGTCGGTGGCGGCGTTCTCACGCCGATGGCGGCGATGGGCGAGGCTCTTGCCGTACGGCTCCGTCGTCATCGCTTCACGGTGGAGACCGGACCCCTTCCGATCGGTTGAGCCCCGGGGCCGGCGAACATCACGCCGCGCGAGCGAAGAACTCCTTCGCGAGCCCGGTGACGGCGCCGGGGTTGTCGTCGGTGGCGAAATGCGCGGCATCGGGAATGGATGCGAACTCGACGTGGTCGGCGAAACGCGAGACATCGCCGCTCTGCTTCCGCACGAAGTCGGCCGTCAAGGGCTCGTCCCTGTCGCCGAAGCAGTACAGGGCAGGGACGGCGAGCCGGCGTCGGCGATAGGTCCCCATCGCGAGCGTCGGCATCTCCCCGCCGATCAGCAGCCCGCGATAGACCTCGCTGATCGCGGCGTCCTTCGCCGGGTCGCGCAACGGACGCAGGTACGCCTCCTTCGTCGGCTCGCTCATCGGGGTGGCGACGTACGGCGGCGCCAGGACCCAATCCAGCGAAGAGCCCGCCCGGCGGTATCGGAGCTTCGGCACATGACGCATCGCCGGCAGCATCCCCAGTCCCAGCCTCATGAAGGGCGGCGGCACGCTGAGGATGACCATCGCCTGCACGCGGTCGGGGTGCGCGTAGGCAACCTGCGCGGCCACCACCGCTCCCATGTCGTGCGCCACCAGCCGGACCCGCTCCAGCTCCAGGGCGTCCAGCAGGGCCAGCACGTCGTCGCGCATCGAATACCGTGCGATCCGCGGAGATGCAGCCTGAGACCACCCGAAACCCCGCGCATCGGGACAGATCACGCGGTACCGCTCACC is part of the Microbacterium sp. ET2 genome and harbors:
- a CDS encoding DNA repair helicase XPB, whose product is MADGPLIVQSDRTVLLEVAHPEAESARHELAIFAELERAPEHIHTYRITRLGLWNARAAGHAADDMLATLERWSRFPVPPSVSLDIRETVGRYGRLVIERDDEGTLVLRSGDAPVLAEVSRNKRIQPLLIGHPSPDTYVVDAWARGQIKQELLKIGWPAEDHAGYTPGTPHPIDLAENGWHLRPYQQKAVETFADGGSGVVVLPCGAGKTLVGAGAMAETKTTTLILVTNTVSARQWRDELLRRTSLTPEEIGEYSGQAKEVKPVTIATYQILTAKRKGQYAHLALLDALDWGLIVYDEVHLLPAPVFKLTADLQARRRLGLTATLVREDGREGDVFSLIGPKRFDAPWKEIESQGFISPAVCYEVRVDLPADERLEYAAAADEERYRLAATAPAKIDVVRQLVARHPGERILVIGQYLDQIDELADALRAPKITGATPVDEREELYAAFREGEISLLVVSKVANFSVDLPEASVAIQVSGSFGSRQEEAQRLGRLLRPKESGRTASFYTLIARDTVDQDFAQNRQRFLAEQGYSYTILDADEVVAA
- a CDS encoding saccharopine dehydrogenase family protein is translated as MSSGERQYDVVLVGATGFVGRLTAAHLRRSAGDGARIALAGRSPERLAALRRELDVAWDTLTVDVDDAAALDDLAASTRVIASTVGPYARHGLPLVKACARAGTAYADLTGESTFAARSVAEAHATARDSGARIVHSCGFDSIPSDLGVGLAHAAAGGGPLAEATVQVRAIKGGVSGGTIDSLRQQLLDARTDPSARRVVGDPYALTPGPSRRLPASSRPRGMRLDETSGIWQAPFVMGAYNQQIVQRTSYLGGWSYGELMRYREVVDTTTGLSGRAIAAAVSAATGALVAGLLFPPTRAILDRVLPAPGEGPSTQTRKAGRFTVESDVYPVEGTPTRTRISAPYDPGYDGTAVMLGESALCLALDDLPVGGGVLTPMAAMGEALAVRLRRHRFTVETGPLPIG
- a CDS encoding alpha/beta fold hydrolase; the encoded protein is MDEKMTEAGPSAEVPQMPVVPGFAHRFVDIPGLRVHVAASGEGEPVLMLHGLPQHWWQWRAVGSALGERYRVICPDARGFGWSQAASPRIARYSMRDDVLALLDALELERVRLVAHDMGAVVAAQVAYAHPDRVQAMVILSVPPPFMRLGLGMLPAMRHVPKLRYRRAGSSLDWVLAPPYVATPMSEPTKEAYLRPLRDPAKDAAISEVYRGLLIGGEMPTLAMGTYRRRRLAVPALYCFGDRDEPLTADFVRKQSGDVSRFADHVEFASIPDAAHFATDDNPGAVTGLAKEFFARAA